A window of Oryza glaberrima chromosome 2, OglaRS2, whole genome shotgun sequence genomic DNA:
TCTTCAATCGATCTCCACACTAGTTAGTTTCCTGTAAATTGTACTAATAATAAGCATCTCTCTGTCTGTAACATCCcggttttcctctttttttttagtttgtacgggtcttttaaaatttgaattggtGTTTATTTTCTTAGTTTAACTTAATCGAGATATTTAAACAAGATTAGATTTATTGCGACTAATTAATTATAAAGCCATAATTGCTCGgccatttgtttattttttttctcaattttgaCGAAAAATGTCTTACTTTCATGCATATCTAAAGACTTTTTAGGCTTGCTCTCTACACTTTCCGAACCATGTTTCAGAGTTCCAAATTTATTCCAAGAATTTATTGGCAAATATCCGCATTGTCCTTTTTgacccttcttcttccccttctccttttctattttcttcccAATTCTTCGCAACTTGTAACCTCCCTTCCTGATCCGGACTCCTCCTCTACTCCAAAGACCCGAAACACTGTTGTCACCGGTTTGTTTCCAGAATTGTTAGCCGTTGAATCATCGCCCCTCCACCTCTTCTACCCTCTTCAAATCTGTTGGGCCAATCAAGCGCCACCATTATTCATCTACGACGCTAATTaaggtgttcttttttttttctggattagaatttttttttttgttcttggcGCTAATTAAGGTCTTAAGTCTAATCTTAattaacattattattatttcgtGAACGTTGTAATTAAGTTTTTGGATCTGCGTGAGGTTTGTAAACCGGAGAGCTCCCGCCGTTCTTGTTCATATTATAGGGTCTTCAAAATTGTTGTCTTAGCGTTATAGCCAATGTGGATAATGTGCATATTCTTGTCTATATGGATTGCAGGATGGCTCGTACTAAGCAGACAGCTCGGAAATCCACGGGAGGAAAGGCCCCTAGAAAGCCACTCCGTGCTGTATGTACAAATGCTTTGCCAAAAATGATTACTACAAtactaattaattttgtttcacTTGTGAACGATGCATCTTTACAATTAATCGATCGACATGCAGATAGCCGCTGTTATGCCTGCTCCGTCCAGCAGAGGAGTCGCTCGAAAGTCCGTTCCGTTCATCGGAGTTAAGAAGCCTCGCCGACACCGTCCTGGAACCGTAGCCCTTAGGTAGATACATGATTCTTTTCTTCAATGATGACAGAATTCAATCCAGCATCTATGTCAAAGATGTACATGTCCCAGCGCCACGCTATAGCTGTTTTTTATCTTCTAAAGAACTGAACGatgaagcaaattaattaattgtttgagCGATCTTTCCatagcatatatgcatgcatgcttaacTCTCTCCATAAGTAATTCTGCTGcagttatattatattatatttatttgaattatatcatatatatacgaTTGCAGGGAGATCCGAAAGTATCAGAAAAACACGGAGCTGCTGATAAGGAAGCTGCCGTTCCAGAGGCTCGTCAGGGAGATCGCACAGCACTTCAAGGTAACCAAACGTTTAAATTATGCCGATCGACTCATTCTATTCTAAGGATGCTTGTACGTACGTTAATTGATTTTTGCGATGTTTTGGTGCGGTGCAGCACGACATGAGGTTCCAGAGCCACGCGGTGCTGGCGctgcaggaggcggcggaggctacCTGGTGGGTCTGTTCGAGGACACCAACCTCTGCGCCATCCACTCCAAGCGCGTCACCATCATGTCCAAAGACGTTCAGCTCGCCAGGAGGATCCGTGGCGAGAGGCTCTGAACCCCGCTTTACAATGGCCTGATTCATATCTGCTACTTCTACTGTTCTACAGATATATAGGGCGGGCGAACTTAATTGACGTTTGTTTGTTTAGTTTCTGTTCAACATTATGAGTACTCGTCAGCTAGCAAATAGCCGTGACTTATGACAAGTTAAGCCTCAAAATTTCATTTGCAGCCAATTTCGTTTGAGTTTTCCTGTTACTCTTACGAATATAATCTCTCCTACGAATACACAAGAGAATCTCTTGTGTGTCACTAACTTTTTCGCTCGTCTagcaattttgaatttattatgCTAGCAAATTAAGTGCATGTGCGTTGCTAAGGAAATAAATTTATGGTTGCAAACAAAACTGAATGCTCCAATAAATTCAAGTAAACAACATGATTATTACATTGCTAAAACATGTAAATGATATTTACAAATTACATATATACTAGCTGggtgtccgtgcgttgcaacgtgaaataatatatatcaatttcaaattatatGAGGTGAAAAGATGTTAAATAATCATTGAGTGAAAATTTGTTGAACACGGTTAAAAATCTGGCAAATCGAAGAGACTACAAATCAAAATTGTTCTGTAGTTTAATTCAGATTAATTTCAATACAAAAAATCTATTACCACTACACAATCAGAGTGTAAGCTTTCTGGCATATAAAACAATCTCATGGTGTTTAATATTTAGAACATAGTAGTAGATAGAAGAATGCTATGGAAATTTAATATCTAGAACATCAAGCATACCTAGATATAGTATTTGTCATGGATGAGCTGCAGATCTCCCTATAACATACCTCCCGTACAAATACATTGGCATTGCCATAAACTATCACCAATTCACCCCAAACAACATgacatttccctttttttctatTCACATGTACCAGTCTTCTGAACATCATAAAAAATCATGATCTATGTGCATATAACaaactattatatatattacaaaatgAAAATTATCTCCAGAGATTACAGATGAATGCTATATttttaaatcaaatgatagggaCTGAATTGAAATAATCAAATACAGTCCATTAAAGACATGTATCAAACACCACAAAAATCAAGAGAATTATGCCACGAGTTCACTTGTAATGAACGTACTAATCTCTATCCACGTCTCCAGCATTACACAATATGCTATCTATCATGAGAGATTGTTGATCTCAGAGCATACAAAGTAATAAAGTGAAGTAGCACATCAGTCCACTGCTCTTTCAAATTCAATCTTCGGATGACCCTTAAGAGTTCTGCGAGAATAATTCCAGATCAGTGATAATAACAGTGCAAAACATGGACTAACCAATTTAGCATCATAGATCCTGAAgaattaattatgtttttctCCTTTTGCAATACCACCTGATGCATAAAGAACTACACTATATCTGGACAAGTTCAATTATGGAGAATGCCATGACAAACCATGTCTTACATTTCTTAGTGAAGGGAGCATAAATACAATATAGGAACAACACAAAAAAGAAGTGTATTGTCTCATCACCCTGAATTGTGCAACACATTttggtcccgttcttttctccaacatgAGTTGGATAAAGATTaggattttcgtggcacgtttttcaaactgctaaacagtgcgtttcatgcgaaaaatttctatacgaaagttgctctaaaatataatattaatctatttttcaagtttgtaataattaaaactcaatcaatcgtacattaataccacctcgttttgcgtaaaaaaacctaatattcatcttcatcttcgtcTTCATCTTTAGGAGAAAAGACCACCTTTTAATGCCATCACCTAAATTCAGTTACTGAAACTTTTCTCTATGTTAAAAATAGCAAGGTAATATGAATAAGGTATTATATATGTGGAGTATTTTCAGCCGCCGCCCATGCACGTGCGCCGCTCCTTTCTCGCCGGCCGCCATCCGCGCATGCgcgctgctcctctcctctccaaccACCGCCCGTGCAAGCgtgccgctcctctcctcccgcagCCCGGTGCCCGCGCGCTGCTCCTTTCTCACTGGCTGCCCCGTCCTTCGCCGCTTCGGTCGATGGCCGCCCATCCCGctcaaccgggacaaaagatgggcatctttagtcctggattggTTGTCCCGTTTATGTACCCGGGATTAAAAGGGGTTGTGAACCGTGAGTAAAGATGGGTTCCCTACCAGTAATAATATCTTAAGGCATCACAAGTTCATAACTGACAAAATATTGTCAGTACAAGTATATCTCACCAACAGGTTTCGTCCCTGGTAATTACGTGTATCATCACCAACATCATTATATAATCCTTGGTACATACATGTATCATGTACTTATGTCGCATCGTCTCtagtatttatattaaatgtatCATCATTGATATATACCTACATTGTATCATCGCCAACACCTATATGATACCAGCTAAAACGTACCAAAGAAACCACTGGTACCTATGTGTATCATCACCCGTATCTAACAAGCATACCTCTAAGTATCATCGATGTATTATTACGGTACCAACATGTATCATCACGAATCCCTACGTGTAAACTTCTACCACGTGTGGTCGGCGACGACTTCATCTCCACCGCCGAGCTCGCGCGCTCTATGGCCGACGCCTCCCCCGCACGCGTGGCCACGGTCGGCGACCTCTACTCCCGAGCGTGTTCGGCGATGCCTCCCCCGCACGTGCACCGTTCCTCTCCACTCCGGCTGCCACCCGTGCACGCGCGTCCTCCCGTCAGCCGgcacccgcgcgccgctcctttCTTGCCGGCCGTTGTTCGCGCACACGTgacgctcctctcctctccagccgccgcccgtgtacgcgcgccgctcctctcctcccgccggccggcacccgcgcgccgctcctttctcgccggccgccccgcCCATCGCCAGCCGCCCGTCTCGCTCAACCGGTCGGAgaaagagaggatagagagaagagggaaaagtGAGGTCAAAGAGGCCCACTGATAGGTGGGCCTGTGgcagaagggagaaaaaaagaaggaagaagggagaaaaaataaaaaatttccttgtcatcgtccacgtggcatgccacgtaggtAAGATCACGGTCAAACGAGGCTTTGGACCGAgatgatacattaaaccaagtttagggatctcAATACTCATTTTGCTTGCAAGTtcatggacctaagtgaaacatCGTTACAAGTTTAAAGACCGCTAATGTAATTATTATTACAGTACCAACATGTATCATCACAAATCCCTACATGTAAACTTCTACCACGTGTGGTCGGCGACGAATTCATCTCCACCGCCAAGCTAGCGCGCTCTATGGCCGACGCCTCCCCCTGCACGCGTGGCCACGGTCAGCAACCTCTCCTCCCGGGCGTGGTCGGCGACGCCTCCCCCACACGCGCACCGCTCCTCTCATCTCCAATCGCTGCCCGTGCACGCGCATCCTCCCGTCGGCtggcgcccgcgcgccgctcctttCTCGTCGGCCGCTGTTCGTGCAAGCAcaccactcctctcctctccagccGCCAcccgtgcacgcgcgccgctcCTTTCTCGCCAACCGCCGTCCACGCAcgcccgccgctcctctcctctccagccGCCGCCCGTGCACGCGCactgctcctctcctcccgccggtCGGTGCCCGCGCACTGCTCCTTTCTCGCCGACCGCTCCGCCGGTCGCTGCTTCAGTAGCCGGCCGCCCATCCTGCGTAAccggccggagagagagaggatagagagaagaggctAATGTGAGGTCAGAGAGGCCCACTGACTGGTGGGCCAATGgcagaagggagaaaaaaaaaagaaggaagaagggagaaaaaataaaaaaaattccacgaTACTCGTTTTgcttgcaagttcgtggacctaagtgaaacctcgttacaagtttaaggaccgctagtgtaatttactcttatttGATCTGTGAGTTTGGCacgaaatcaatatgcaaacaatgaaaaaagaaaagaaaaaaactctttagtcccggctatttcaaccgagactaaagatgggcatctttagttccggattgGTTATCCTGGTTGTGTACCAGGGATTAAAAGGGGTTGCGAACCATGAGTAAAGATGGGTTCTCTACCTGTAATAATATCTTAAGGCATCACAAGTTCATAACTGACAAAATATCGTCACTAGTACAAGTATATCTCACCAACATGTTTTGTCCCTGGTACTTACATGTATCATCACCAACCTTATTATATAATCCTTGGTACATACATGTATCATGTACTTATGTTGCACCGTCTCtagtatttatattaaatgtatCATCATTGATATATACCTATGTTGTATCATCGCCAACACCTATATGATACTAGCTAAAACGTACCAACGAAACCACTGGTACCTATGTGTATCATCACCCATATCTAACAAGCATACCTCTAAGTATCATCGATGTATTATTACGGTACCAACATGTATCGTCACCAATCCCTACGTGTAAACTTCTACCACGAACCTCGACATAAtctagaatttttattttatttttttgaagaaaaaagtatacttcatcgttttcatattataagactttctagcattgccaacattcatatatatgttatgctaGAAAgtcatataatatgaaacggaaggaggATGTAACACAATTTTGTTTATCATAATGTGCCACCATTTTTTCCtcaatttgaagaaaaattaagTACTCATATGATATTTAACGATTTGCTATATCTTTCCAAGGTACTACACTACTGTATACCTGTGTTATTACTTGTAGCGTTTAAGATTACCTGTGTTATCCTATAATAAACCTATACAATGCATCCCCACTTAGTGTAGTTAATAGCAATTCTCTATGTTGTGGTGAAGCCTTGTCACCAACAAAAACCACAACCATCTAATTGTCACCAATGAAATGATAGCCATCCGACCTAATCgcagaatttttttattttaaattttttattaaaagtttacaaaaataattttctattttaaaaattgacaAAACTAATCTCCCGCCGCCCTCTGGGAGGACGagttttaaaaatcgccctcccgGAGGGCGGGAAATCTGACGTGGCAGACGACCGTTGGCTCTCGGGCGACGGTCGTCAATAGGGGGCGTGCagttttgcaggcggcccccttgccgccctctctAAGGGCGATCTTACACTTGCCGACCTTACACAGAGCGATTTTACACAATtgagggggccgcctgcaaaaggGCAGCGAGTGGCCTGGAATTTTGCAGGCTGCCcctttgccccccccccccccccacccccctccccccccccccccccccacacacacacacaataaaaccccttccccctctctgaatttttattataatcactcaaaattccaaaaaaaagaaaaagggagggGTGAGGGGTAGAAGAAGGGGAGCGGCAAAGCCCTGCTGGTTTGCTCACTTCATCATCTGTAAATACATTGTGTTTTTAATTTATGTTGTATTTTAGTTTTAGTTCCATATATTTTAGTACATCTGTAGAACACAACACATTTGTATAGATCTAGGGCACAGAAGATATTAGTAGGAATTGAGACATAGACCATAGTGTTAATTGTAAAATGTAGTTTAGTTTGATCTAGAGCACACCATCCCTAGCTCCAATCCGGCTGAAAAATATACCATCCAATACTTACAAAATTTTACATACTATGTTTGTTTCTATAAGATCATTAACCTAACACTTCAAAGTCACACACCGCCTCCTCGGCCTCCAATTTGACTGCAAAGTATTcatctaaaatttttaaaaaaaactacctaATTTTCCTGTTTTCAGACTCATTATTTACCTAATTTTCTTCGGTCAAATACGATATTTTACATCAAACAAATCTACAAACATTACTCATGTTTTCTTCGTTTTCAATATGATTATTTAGCAAATTTTTATAACAAACGATTCAATACAaaaacataacaaaataaatcaaaaacATTACAACTATGATTTTTTTGGCTGTTGGTCCCTCAACAGTACAAAATTGCCctcccagagggcggcaagggggccgcctgcaaaaaaaatCCACGCCCTCTCGCCGCCCTCTTGTAGGTGGCCCCTGCACAGTTTAAAACCGCCCTTGccgagggcggcaaggggcccgcCTGCAAAATGTCCTGTCCTCGGTTGACGGCCATCGTCCGAGAACCAacggccgtctgccacgtcacatTTCTCGCCCTCTGGGGAGATTAGTTTTGTcattttttgaaataaaaattttttttgtaaaacttttaattaaaaaaattaaaaattaaaaaattccCTAATCACAACTGGTTGCACATGTGCAGACCGGAAGGCCCAATATCAAAAAGCCCAATTCTAGGCAGCtatgcttcctcctcctcccgtaaCCTCCCCATGAGGCCATGACATAACAGCGTGGCGCCTGCCTCTCCTCCCTACGTCTCCACCGATAGCTCTTCCTCCCAAGTCCCAATGATGGAGAGGCTTGGCTTGCTGCTAGCCTGCTACTAGGGAAGCTCGATCAGCACCCTCAGCAGCTTCCTCACCCCAGCTCCACCACCCGCGGCGTTTCTCTCTGTTGGTTGGAGCCGGCAGGGAGCACATCCGCTTTGCCGACGCCTGGTGGATGGTGGCGCCTCCGCTACCCCATCCCACTTCCTCTCCTTTCCCTCCCGCCCCACTCCGCGGGAAAGCCGGAAACTGCTGATGCCCCTTCATGAATATCATCAATACATTTATCCCATCGCATATAGCAGGAACGTCATGGCGAAATCATCATGGTTGTTCACTTATTAGCGGGAAAATGCGGCTTGAATCCATACAAATTCAGCTCCTGAATCGTCCTCTACCAACTCTGCTTTATCCGAGTTTCCAACTGTACAAGGTTCTACATTTTCATTCGTTCCGCATAGGTAGGAACCACTTCAAACATATCCATTTCCGAAAAAATCCGACTGAAAGTTTTTGTTTCtgaaaataggtccggaatcTGGGAAGTTTTCATACCGTTTTCGTCCCTACCCATTTTAGACTTGTTTTGTCTTGTCTACAATTTTCATTTTACTATAACCTGGAAAAAAACATGTGCAAGTGAGATTACtgtgaaatactccctccatccaaaaaaaaaaaaaagaccaaccTCCACAATTATTATATCAAATCTAATCCTAGGTTGGTTTTtattggaacggagggagtaggttttgTAATCATCAACTTTTTAAACCAGCACATGTTTAATATACCTACGGCTTATACAGATATATGAATTGACCTGTTAGAAACTCCGAACAAATTATCGTATCTAGTTTCCATCAATGTTGGAATCTTATGTGAGAAAAATATACCTGCATATCAGTTTTTCAATCTGTCCCTTATCCCAAGGGATAACTAAATTTTATCGGATatttgatttgcaaaacaaATGTAATTAGAAAAGATAGAACAAAGGCTTACATAATAGCCTGTGTGAATGCACGTGTTGGCAAATATTGCAAACAAAACTCATGGAAGGACTACCCAGGAAAACTGAGATGTGTCCTTGTAACAACCCAAACCACTGCCAATAAATCAACGAAAATATACACTTCTGTAAGTAATGACACCACACAACTGAACAAGAGAACCTTGACAAGATGAACTGCACAatgaagatgaaaaaaaaaaaaacgtactgCACTGGGACTTTCACGAAGGCTTCAATCTTCAGATTGAGCATTCGTCTCATAGATGCAGCGGCGTTTGTTGTACCGGATGTACCTCTTGCCATCGGTGCTGGTGATCCGCACCTCGGGGATCTGCTGAACGATGCTCCAGTTCTTGCCACCGTCCAGGCAGCTCCTGAGCAATGAGAGGCTGCACTGAAGCTCGAAATGGCGCAGCCCATCGCGCTTACGGATCAACAGCTCCAGCCACCGTGGGAATGCAATACTCCAGAAGATGATCAGCTCATCAAAATAAAATGTCTCTGTGGATGGAGGGAACGCCAGCCTGAGATGCTGCAGTGTGTCAAGGCCTGAAACATGCTTCAACTTTGGGCAGTTGTCAATGGTGAGAGACTGCAATACAGGCAAGCTAGAGATCCTCTGAAGTGCTCTGTTGTCTTTGAGTTGGAGATCATCAGATATTCTCGGCAGGTCCTTTATTTCTGTTAGGCTATATGCACCCTCGACATGAAGCTCACACAGCGAAACATTCTTCAGTCCTTCTGGTAGAGCTTTAAGTTTGGGGCAGAACTGTATGTGCAGTGATTTAAGACATGGTAACAATATCTGATTCTCTTCCACGGCTAATGACCACTCTTCCAATTTCTTCATGTTTCTGAGCTTTAATATCTCAAGCTTGGGGAAGGAAGCAGTGGCCGATGATGATGAAGCTGCACCGAGGAATTCAGGACCAATGGTGACGACTGAGTCTGCATTCGAGATTTGCAAGGACTGGAGTTGGTTTAGGAGGCCAAGAGCAGGCAGTGCCGTGCATGACATGCAGTTGTCGATATCCAAGTACACAAGACTAGGGAATGATATGCCCAGCTTTGGACCTGTCAACCAGTTTGGAAACTTTCCACCTCGGTAGTTCTTAATTACTAGTTTCTCAATGTTCTGGGGTGGGGTGAGTTCGTTCCATATCTTTTCGCTCGCTTTGATTGATTCCTCTCTACTAAATTGGCTATTGGTTACATCAAGTacttccttctcttcttcctctgttTCCTTTTGGTCATCTTgattctcttgttcttgttcaGATTGCTGCTCCTCTATCAATGGTGCCTGTTCACAGAGGTGTAGATCCTTGAGGAATGGCTTGTTTGCAAGTGCAGAAGCGCCTGAAGTAGCTCTATCCAGGTTCTCTATGTGAAGGTGCCTTAATTCTGACAAAGTCTGTAGGTCATTTAAATCACAACCCTCAGGTCCACCGTTGTCGTGACCAATGATTAAACCAGCAAGATAGTTCAGATTCTTCAAATCACCAACACCCTTTGGTACATGACTAAGAGAAGTTCCTGTGAGCGAAAGGCATCTAAGCTGTAGCAATGCCCTGACGGTCCAAGGAAGTCTCTGCAATCTCTGGCAATTCTGAAGGCTCAAAGTCTCCAAGTTTATAAGAAAGCCAATGGAAGAGGGTATGTCTCTGACCTGAGTTTCATCAAGATTGAGGTACCTCAAATGAAGCAGGTTACCAATGGATTTTGGGAGAGCACCTAATGCTGTCTTGCTCAGATCCAAGACACGCAAGCATGATGCTGACTCGACGAGATTATCTATTGATCTGACATTTGGGCTATTGAAGAGCATCAATGACCTTAGGCTCATCTGCTGCTTTACTGAAATTGGATCATCAAATCTGTTTTCCATGTTGCACAATGTCAGGTGTCGTGGCTTTGACAATGACAATGGGTCTGTGCTCAATCTCTGTTGGCCGCTGATTAAGATACTCTCATCTGTTATCAGAAAGCGTGCTAGTGAGCGAAGAAGATCATGCGTTATCCAGCACTGATCAAGATTACCAGCATAAAGCTGTAACAGGTTTCTGCTTACCAATTCTGCATAGTACTCTTCAGCAGAATCTTCTAGTAACTTATTGTCTTTGTCACTTACAAGG
This region includes:
- the LOC127762855 gene encoding putative disease resistance RPP13-like protein 1 yields the protein MAMVLDSFVTRCTASLEDFAGQEACGALGIGDDVRCLLATLRRVQAVVSHEERRGRVLSAKVDAWVAQVKDAMYETDDVLDVSMVEGGKMLAEGDSPPTPKARCSLMFSCFKPASAPKFHHEIGFTFREIDAKLREIEEEMPRLPAGSLHSESRRDWFSRGICSNFSDAIRPLAVGTQVQKSLDGLVPRMIREGKKKVDVLAIVGAVGIGKTMLAREIYNDERMTETFPIRVWVKMTKDLTDVDFLKKIIIGAGGGVNVGEIESKKELLGIVSSTLSKRFLIVLDDLDKPGIWDDLLKDPLGDGVARGRILITTRSEEVATGMKAMVHRVDKMDAENGWALLCRQSLPECSSEELASLKDVGIKIVERCDGHPLAIKMVAGVLRSRGKSKAEWEMVMRSDVWSMRPIIPELPQALYLSYVDLPSELKECFLHCSLYPEELPIQRFGLIRRWIAEGLVSDKDNKLLEDSAEEYYAELVSRNLLQLYAGNLDQCWITHDLLRSLARFLITDESILISGQQRLSTDPLSLSKPRHLTLCNMENRFDDPISVKQQMSLRSLMLFNSPNVRSIDNLVESASCLRVLDLSKTALGALPKSIGNLLHLRYLNLDETQVRDIPSSIGFLINLETLSLQNCQRLQRLPWTVRALLQLRCLSLTGTSLSHVPKGVGDLKNLNYLAGLIIGHDNGGPEGCDLNDLQTLSELRHLHIENLDRATSGASALANKPFLKDLHLCEQAPLIEEQQSEQEQENQDDQKETEEEEKEVLDVTNSQFSREESIKASEKIWNELTPPQNIEKLVIKNYRGGKFPNWLTGPKLGISFPSLVYLDIDNCMSCTALPALGLLNQLQSLQISNADSVVTIGPEFLGAASSSSATASFPKLEILKLRNMKKLEEWSLAVEENQILLPCLKSLHIQFCPKLKALPEGLKNVSLCELHVEGAYSLTEIKDLPRISDDLQLKDNRALQRISSLPVLQSLTIDNCPKLKHVSGLDTLQHLRLAFPPSTETFYFDELIIFWSIAFPRWLELLIRKRDGLRHFELQCSLSLLRSCLDGGKNWSIVQQIPEVRITSTDGKRYIRYNKRRCIYETNAQSED